In a genomic window of Chryseobacterium sp. G0162:
- a CDS encoding thioredoxin family protein, with the protein MKTGTFSELERLQKDSPKPVVIHLYTDWCSVCKIESFRLNKDKELVEMMNNNFYLIHFEAEKTKEKINFQGQEFEYLSNGNSGIHELALALSKNKEQPVYPLWIFLDKNQNLVYYQEGLLSPEKMKQKLKEISAL; encoded by the coding sequence ATGAAGACAGGGACTTTTTCTGAACTGGAACGTTTACAAAAAGATTCTCCAAAACCTGTTGTAATTCATCTATATACGGATTGGTGTTCGGTCTGTAAAATCGAATCTTTTCGTTTGAATAAGGATAAAGAGTTAGTCGAAATGATGAATAACAATTTTTATCTGATCCATTTTGAGGCTGAAAAAACAAAAGAAAAGATCAATTTTCAAGGACAGGAATTTGAATATTTATCCAATGGTAATTCCGGGATTCATGAACTGGCGTTGGCATTGTCAAAAAACAAGGAACAGCCAGTTTATCCGCTGTGGATTTTCCTGGATAAGAATCAGAATTTGGTGTATTATCAGGAAGGATTATTGTCTCCTGAAAAAATGAAACAGAAATTGAAGGAGATTTCGGCTTTGTAG
- a CDS encoding TonB-dependent receptor plug domain-containing protein, with amino-acid sequence MKRILFSITFLSSYCFAQETDSLNLNQHKNTDSARVFKKEIKTSTIEDVVVTGTIKPMSRSKSPVAVEIYSQKFFQKNPTPSIFEAISMVNGVKPQLNCSVCNTGDIHINGLEGPYTMILIDGMPIVSSLSTVYGLSGIPNSLVDRIEVVKGPASSIYGSEAMGGVINIITKNALTAPKLSVDMMTSTWAENNLDLSTKFNLGKNVASLLSLNYFSFKERIDQNKDNFTDSTLQDRISIFNKWNFKRKDNRQASFAMRYLYEDRFGGEMQWNKSFRGSDEVYGESIYTNRAEIFGLYEWPMKEHIVTQFSYNYHDQNSFYGSNPFNALQKVAFVQTYWDRSFGKHDITAGITFKRTFYDDNTPGTLASDGITNAPMKSPIWGAFVQDQWEINDKNTLLLGYRYDYDKVHHSIHSPRFAWKFSPNPYHTLRFNFGTGFRVVNLFTEDHAALTGSREVVVKSDLQPERSVNGNLNYIWKIPVGTRMVNLDASAFYTYFSNKIVGDFDSDPNKIIYDNLHGYGISRGASLNVDFSFSFPLSVNVGVTYLDVYQKYDDENQKTQQLHAPKWSGTYNLTYKFPSNLTVDFTGQFYGPMRLPVLPNDFRPEYSPFYSLANIQVSKSFKSGFEVYCGIKNLFNFTPKDPLMRPFDPFDKHVDDPVSNPNHYTFDTAYGYAPMQRIRGFLGVKYTLK; translated from the coding sequence ATGAAGCGAATATTATTTTCTATTACTTTTTTATCCTCTTATTGTTTTGCCCAGGAGACAGACAGTTTAAATTTAAATCAACATAAAAACACAGATTCTGCAAGGGTTTTCAAAAAAGAGATCAAAACAAGTACTATTGAGGATGTAGTGGTAACCGGAACTATAAAACCAATGAGCAGATCCAAAAGCCCGGTGGCGGTTGAGATCTACAGTCAGAAATTTTTTCAGAAAAATCCTACTCCAAGTATTTTTGAAGCCATCAGTATGGTAAATGGAGTAAAACCACAGTTGAACTGTTCTGTATGTAACACCGGAGATATTCATATCAATGGTTTGGAAGGGCCTTATACCATGATCCTGATTGATGGAATGCCCATCGTAAGTTCACTTTCTACCGTATATGGATTGAGTGGAATTCCCAACAGTTTGGTAGACAGAATAGAAGTGGTAAAAGGTCCGGCATCTTCTATTTATGGCTCTGAAGCAATGGGGGGAGTGATTAATATTATTACTAAAAATGCTTTAACGGCTCCAAAACTGAGCGTAGATATGATGACCAGTACATGGGCTGAAAATAACCTTGACCTTTCTACAAAATTTAATCTTGGAAAGAATGTAGCTTCCTTATTAAGTTTAAATTATTTCAGTTTTAAGGAAAGAATAGATCAGAATAAAGACAATTTTACAGATTCTACTTTACAGGACAGAATTTCTATTTTTAACAAATGGAATTTTAAAAGAAAAGATAACCGACAGGCGAGTTTTGCGATGAGATATCTTTATGAAGACCGTTTTGGAGGTGAAATGCAGTGGAATAAATCTTTCCGTGGTAGTGATGAAGTGTATGGAGAAAGTATTTATACCAACAGAGCGGAAATTTTCGGGTTGTATGAATGGCCGATGAAGGAGCATATCGTGACTCAGTTTTCCTATAATTATCATGACCAGAATTCTTTTTACGGATCTAATCCGTTCAATGCTCTTCAGAAAGTAGCTTTTGTACAAACGTATTGGGATAGAAGTTTTGGAAAACATGATATTACAGCCGGGATAACTTTTAAAAGAACTTTTTATGATGATAATACTCCGGGAACTCTGGCATCAGATGGCATAACCAATGCACCCATGAAGTCCCCGATCTGGGGGGCATTTGTTCAGGACCAATGGGAGATTAATGATAAAAATACTTTGTTATTAGGATACCGTTATGATTACGATAAAGTGCATCACTCCATACATTCTCCAAGATTTGCATGGAAATTCTCGCCGAATCCGTATCATACATTGAGATTCAACTTCGGAACAGGGTTCAGAGTCGTGAATCTTTTTACAGAGGATCATGCTGCGCTGACCGGTTCCAGAGAAGTGGTAGTGAAATCAGATCTGCAACCTGAAAGATCTGTGAACGGAAATTTGAACTATATCTGGAAAATTCCTGTGGGAACCCGAATGGTGAATCTTGATGCTTCGGCTTTCTATACCTATTTCAGTAATAAAATTGTTGGTGATTTCGATTCTGATCCGAATAAAATCATTTATGATAATCTTCATGGATATGGAATTTCCAGAGGTGCTTCATTGAATGTGGATTTCAGTTTTTCATTTCCTTTAAGTGTCAATGTAGGAGTAACCTATCTTGATGTTTATCAGAAATATGATGATGAAAATCAAAAAACACAGCAACTGCATGCTCCAAAATGGAGTGGAACCTATAACCTGACCTATAAATTTCCTAGTAATCTGACGGTAGATTTCACAGGACAGTTTTATGGGCCTATGAGACTTCCGGTTTTGCCTAATGACTTCCGTCCTGAATATTCACCATTTTATTCGTTAGCTAATATTCAGGTTTCAAAGAGCTTTAAATCCGGATTTGAAGTTTATTGTGGCATTAAAAACTTATTCAACTTTACTCCTAAAGACCCTCTGATGAGGCCTTTTGACCCCTTTGATAAACATGTTGATGATCCGGTCAGCAATCCCAATCATTATACTTTCGATACCGCTTATGGATATGCTCCAATGCAACGTATCAGAGGGTTCCTGGGAGTGAAATATACCCTAAAATGA
- a CDS encoding homogentisate 1,2-dioxygenase produces the protein MRYHLSGNIPQKRHTVFKSPEDKFYYEQLFGTEGFHGISSLLYHIHRPTQIKSIGEPKDVTPKIAVEKNITPRMFKGMNVTPEDDFMDSRKILLMNNDLKMGLAKPRKSMDYFYKNAECDELLFVHEGTGILKTFVGDLEFGVGDYLIIPRGTIYQVELQSENTVFFVLESHSPIYTPKRYRNEFGQLLEHSPFCERDIIAPSFKEPKDEKGEFLIKVKKENQITDFIYATHPFDVVGWDGYFYPYKFNIKNFEPITGRIHQPPPVHQNFEAHNFVVCSFCARMYDYHPMAIPAPYNHSNIDSDEVLFYTEGDFMSRNHIDLMDFTLHPGGIVHGPHPGAMERSIGKKFTEEYAVMVDPFRPLKITEEALKVEDPSYKTSWLE, from the coding sequence ATGAGATATCATCTATCGGGAAACATCCCACAAAAAAGGCATACCGTCTTTAAATCTCCGGAAGATAAATTTTACTATGAACAACTTTTCGGAACCGAGGGTTTTCATGGGATCTCTTCTCTATTGTACCATATCCACCGCCCTACACAGATCAAATCAATCGGGGAACCGAAAGATGTAACTCCAAAAATTGCGGTGGAGAAAAACATTACGCCAAGAATGTTCAAAGGAATGAATGTCACTCCTGAAGACGATTTCATGGACAGCCGTAAGATCCTTTTGATGAATAACGATCTGAAAATGGGATTGGCAAAGCCAAGAAAATCGATGGATTATTTCTACAAAAATGCAGAATGCGACGAGCTTTTATTCGTCCATGAAGGAACCGGAATTTTGAAAACATTTGTGGGAGATCTTGAATTTGGTGTTGGTGACTATCTTATTATTCCAAGAGGAACCATTTATCAGGTAGAATTACAGTCTGAAAATACCGTATTCTTCGTATTGGAAAGCCACTCTCCTATTTACACTCCCAAAAGATACAGAAATGAATTCGGGCAGCTTTTAGAACATTCTCCGTTTTGTGAAAGAGACATTATTGCTCCTTCTTTTAAAGAACCTAAAGATGAAAAAGGAGAATTTTTAATTAAAGTAAAAAAGGAAAACCAGATCACAGACTTTATTTATGCTACTCATCCATTTGATGTGGTAGGCTGGGACGGATATTTCTATCCTTATAAGTTTAATATCAAAAATTTTGAACCTATTACAGGAAGAATCCATCAACCGCCACCGGTTCATCAGAATTTTGAAGCGCATAATTTTGTAGTATGCTCTTTCTGTGCAAGAATGTATGATTACCATCCAATGGCTATTCCTGCACCTTATAACCACTCCAATATTGATTCCGATGAGGTATTATTCTATACGGAAGGTGATTTTATGAGCCGTAATCATATCGATTTAATGGACTTCACCCTTCATCCGGGAGGAATCGTTCATGGTCCTCACCCGGGAGCTATGGAAAGAAGTATCGGGAAAAAATTTACGGAGGAATACGCGGTAATGGTTGACCCTTTCCGTCCTTTAAAAATTACGGAAGAAGCTTTAAAAGTGGAAGATCCGTCTTACAAAACTTCATGGTTGGAATAA
- a CDS encoding succinate CoA transferase, whose protein sequence is MLERIRLESLHEKVTTAENAVKMIKDGMTIGSSGFTKAGDSKAILPALAERGKTEDLKVTLMTGASLGHGTDGKLAEANVLKKRMPFQVDPTLRNKINKGEILFIDQHLSESAELLHTKNLQSIDVAIIEAAYIERDGSIVPTTSVGNSVTFAALAKKVIIEINTEVPEEVYGIHDIYQAEDYPYRNVIPIVAPWNKIGRKSIPVDPNKIEAIVFTNLKDSPADIAEPDEKTTAIAKHLLAFFENEVQLGRLTDRLLPLQAGIGKVANAVLTGFKDSNFYDLTMFSEVLQDSTFDLIDSGKLSFASASSITVSKECYERVLGNLSKYKDKFVLRPQNISNTPGLIRRLGVIAINTAIEFDIYGNVNSTHIGGTKIMNGIGGSGDFARNAYLSIFVTQAASKGNNISHVLPMVSHTDHTEHDVDILVTDVGLADLRGLAPRERAQKIIDNCVHPDYREELQSYFDRACERGGHTPHLLEEAFSWHLRFSETGSMKQEIAAEVSN, encoded by the coding sequence ATGTTAGAAAGAATCAGATTAGAAAGTCTACACGAAAAGGTAACTACGGCTGAAAATGCTGTAAAAATGATTAAAGACGGTATGACCATAGGGTCCAGCGGCTTTACAAAAGCAGGTGACAGCAAAGCCATTTTGCCGGCACTTGCAGAAAGAGGAAAAACAGAAGATCTTAAAGTCACTTTAATGACCGGAGCTTCATTGGGACACGGCACAGACGGAAAACTGGCAGAAGCCAATGTCTTAAAAAAAAGAATGCCCTTCCAGGTAGACCCTACTTTAAGAAATAAAATCAATAAAGGTGAAATTCTTTTCATCGATCAGCATTTAAGTGAAAGTGCCGAACTTCTACACACCAAAAATCTTCAAAGCATTGATGTAGCCATTATAGAAGCAGCTTATATCGAAAGAGACGGAAGTATTGTCCCTACCACTTCAGTAGGAAATTCAGTGACCTTTGCTGCTTTGGCTAAAAAAGTGATTATTGAAATCAATACGGAAGTTCCGGAAGAAGTATACGGAATCCACGATATTTACCAGGCTGAAGATTATCCTTACAGAAATGTAATTCCTATCGTAGCTCCATGGAATAAAATCGGAAGAAAAAGTATTCCTGTAGATCCCAATAAAATTGAAGCAATTGTTTTCACCAATCTTAAAGACAGTCCTGCAGATATTGCAGAACCGGATGAGAAAACGACAGCCATCGCCAAACACCTTCTCGCCTTCTTTGAAAATGAAGTCCAGCTAGGACGTCTTACAGACAGATTACTTCCTCTTCAGGCAGGCATCGGAAAAGTAGCTAATGCTGTACTTACAGGATTTAAGGATAGTAATTTTTATGACTTAACAATGTTTTCCGAAGTACTTCAGGACAGCACCTTTGACCTGATAGATTCTGGTAAATTAAGTTTTGCCTCTGCATCATCTATTACGGTTTCCAAAGAATGTTATGAAAGAGTTTTAGGAAACCTTTCAAAATATAAAGATAAGTTTGTTTTAAGACCTCAGAATATTTCCAATACTCCGGGATTGATCAGAAGATTAGGAGTAATTGCCATCAACACTGCTATTGAATTTGACATCTACGGAAATGTAAACTCTACCCATATTGGCGGCACAAAAATCATGAATGGAATCGGAGGTTCCGGAGACTTTGCAAGAAATGCTTACTTAAGTATTTTTGTAACCCAGGCAGCATCCAAAGGCAACAATATTTCCCACGTGCTTCCAATGGTTTCTCACACAGACCATACAGAACATGATGTTGATATTCTGGTTACTGATGTAGGACTGGCTGATTTAAGGGGATTAGCCCCAAGAGAAAGAGCTCAGAAAATTATTGATAACTGTGTTCATCCTGATTACAGAGAAGAACTGCAATCTTATTTTGACAGAGCCTGTGAACGTGGAGGACATACGCCTCATCTTCTGGAAGAAGCCTTCAGCTGGCATTTACGTTTCTCAGAAACCGGAAGTATGAAGCAGGAAATAGCAGCCGAAGTTTCCAATTAA
- a CDS encoding acetyl-CoA hydrolase/transferase family protein — translation MNNYISAEEAIYTIKSGNRVFFHGSACTPNYLIDELARQAHRLDKVEMVSITQQGNIEIAKPEYKDKFFVNSLFVSTPVRDAVNSDRGDFVPVFLSEIPILFRKNILPLDVALVTVSPPDKHGFCTLGTSVDIARAAVDTAKIIVALVNPRMPRTHGDGMIHISRIHKLVWHEEELHTVDYSSKVGPEEMLVGKNVAELIEDRSTLQMGIGTIPDAVLQCLHNHKDLGIHTEMLSDGVIDLIQDDVINNKYKGYNDNKTITSFCFGTRKLYDYVDDNTVFAFRDVSEVNFPINIMKNKKLVAINSAIEIDLTGQVCADSIGTLQYSGIGGQMDFMRGAALSEDGKPIIAITARTKKGVSRIVPFLKQGAGVVTTRGHIHYVVTEYGTAYLYGKNLRQRAQELISIAHPDDREMLEKAAFERFKH, via the coding sequence ATGAATAATTACATCAGCGCAGAAGAAGCGATATATACGATAAAAAGCGGTAACCGTGTATTTTTCCACGGCAGCGCATGTACTCCCAATTATCTGATTGATGAACTGGCAAGACAAGCTCACAGGTTAGACAAGGTAGAAATGGTTTCTATTACCCAGCAAGGAAATATAGAAATTGCAAAACCTGAGTATAAAGACAAATTCTTTGTCAATTCCTTATTCGTATCTACGCCGGTTCGTGATGCTGTAAATTCAGACAGAGGAGACTTTGTTCCTGTATTTTTAAGTGAAATTCCTATTTTATTCAGAAAGAATATACTCCCGCTGGATGTGGCTTTGGTAACCGTTTCGCCACCAGACAAACATGGTTTCTGTACATTGGGAACATCTGTAGACATTGCAAGAGCTGCTGTAGATACCGCGAAAATTATTGTTGCATTGGTTAATCCAAGAATGCCCAGAACTCATGGGGACGGAATGATTCACATCAGCAGAATCCATAAACTGGTTTGGCATGAAGAAGAACTTCACACCGTGGATTATAGTTCAAAAGTTGGCCCTGAAGAAATGCTGGTAGGGAAAAATGTAGCAGAACTTATTGAAGACCGTTCTACCCTACAAATGGGTATAGGAACGATTCCTGATGCTGTTTTACAATGTTTGCATAACCATAAAGACCTTGGTATCCACACCGAAATGCTAAGTGATGGAGTCATAGATCTGATTCAGGATGATGTAATCAATAATAAATATAAAGGCTACAACGACAATAAAACCATTACCAGCTTCTGTTTTGGAACCAGAAAATTGTATGATTATGTGGATGACAACACTGTTTTCGCTTTCCGAGATGTGAGTGAGGTCAACTTCCCGATCAATATCATGAAGAATAAAAAACTGGTAGCCATCAACTCTGCCATTGAAATTGACCTTACCGGACAGGTATGCGCAGACTCTATCGGAACATTGCAATATAGTGGTATTGGTGGTCAAATGGATTTCATGCGTGGGGCTGCATTAAGTGAAGATGGAAAGCCTATCATTGCCATCACTGCAAGAACGAAAAAAGGAGTCTCAAGGATTGTTCCTTTTTTGAAACAAGGGGCAGGTGTAGTCACTACAAGAGGCCATATCCATTATGTTGTTACAGAATATGGTACTGCTTATCTATATGGGAAAAACCTTCGCCAGAGAGCGCAGGAGCTGATTAGCATTGCCCATCCTGATGACAGAGAGATGCTTGAAAAAGCGGCTTTCGAAAGGTTTAAACATTGA
- the hppD gene encoding 4-hydroxyphenylpyruvate dioxygenase → MSTLTFAEKIAQAENFLPINGTDYIEFYVGNAKQAAHYYKTAFGFQSVAYAGPETGVRDRASYVLQQGKIRLVLTTGLTSESPISEHVKKHGDGVKILALWVDDAYAAFEETTKRGGKPYLEPVTLTDEHGEVRMSGIYTYGETVHMFVERKNYNGAFMPGYEKWESDYRPEEAGLLYVDHCVGNVDWNRMIPTVEWYEKVMGFVNILSFDDKQINTEYSALMSKVMSNGNGFAKFPINEPAEGKKKSQVEEYLDFYEGEGVQHIAVATKDIIHTVTELKKRGVEFLSAPPEAYYDMVPQRVGHIDEDLKKLQDLGILIDHDEEGYLLQIFTKPVEDRPTLFFEIIERHGAQSFGAGNFKALFEALEREQERRGNL, encoded by the coding sequence ATGTCAACACTTACATTTGCCGAGAAAATTGCTCAAGCAGAGAATTTCTTACCAATTAATGGTACAGATTATATTGAGTTTTATGTAGGAAATGCAAAACAGGCTGCCCATTATTACAAAACCGCTTTCGGTTTTCAGTCTGTAGCATATGCGGGTCCTGAAACAGGAGTAAGAGACCGCGCATCTTATGTGCTTCAACAGGGAAAAATCAGATTGGTACTTACAACAGGGCTTACCTCTGAATCTCCTATCAGCGAACACGTAAAAAAACATGGTGACGGAGTAAAAATTTTGGCACTTTGGGTAGATGATGCATATGCAGCTTTCGAAGAAACAACTAAAAGAGGAGGAAAACCTTATTTAGAGCCTGTAACTTTAACTGATGAGCATGGTGAAGTAAGAATGTCCGGTATTTATACGTACGGAGAAACTGTTCACATGTTTGTGGAAAGAAAAAATTACAATGGAGCTTTCATGCCTGGATATGAAAAATGGGAAAGTGACTACCGACCTGAGGAAGCTGGTTTATTGTATGTAGACCACTGTGTAGGAAACGTAGACTGGAACAGAATGATCCCTACTGTGGAATGGTATGAAAAAGTAATGGGATTTGTGAACATCCTTTCTTTTGATGACAAGCAGATCAACACAGAATATTCTGCATTGATGTCTAAAGTAATGTCAAACGGAAATGGATTTGCAAAATTCCCGATCAACGAACCTGCAGAAGGTAAAAAGAAATCTCAGGTAGAAGAATACCTTGATTTCTACGAGGGAGAAGGAGTACAACACATTGCTGTTGCTACCAAAGACATTATTCATACGGTAACTGAACTTAAAAAACGTGGTGTAGAGTTTCTTTCTGCTCCACCAGAGGCTTATTACGATATGGTTCCTCAAAGAGTAGGTCATATTGATGAAGATCTTAAGAAACTTCAAGACTTAGGTATACTTATTGATCATGATGAAGAAGGATATCTGTTACAGATTTTTACTAAGCCTGTAGAAGACCGTCCTACTCTATTCTTCGAAATCATTGAAAGACATGGTGCACAGAGTTTTGGTGCCGGAAATTTCAAAGCATTGTTCGAAGCATTAGAAAGAGAACAGGAGAGAAGAGGAAATCTTTAA